In Planococcus sp. MB-3u-03, the DNA window TGGTGTACCGGTCTTGAAACGCACCGTCTCAAAGCCGAGGTGCTCCAGATTTTCCGCCAATTTAATGGACGGCTGCTGGTGGTTCGGCCCGCTTGAGTAGCGCAAGTCGCCGATGATGATTTCTCCGCGAAGGAAGGTTCCAGTCGTGATGACCACCGTTTCCGCGCGGTAAATGCCGCCTACTTGTGTAATGAGGCCTTTGACTTCCCCATCTTCAACGATCAACTCTTCTGCGATGCCTTGGTGCAAGCTCAGGTTCTCCTGTTCTTCCATCAAGCGCTTCATTTCCTGCTGGTAGAGCACTTTATCGGCTTGAGCACGCAATGCGCGAACAGCCGGCCCTTTGGCGGTATTAAGCATTCTCATTTGAATATGCGTTTTATCGATGACGCGGCCCATAGCCCCGCCCATTGCATCTATTTCACGTACCACGATGCCTTTTGCCGGCCCACCGATTGACGGGTTGCACGGCATAAAGGCGATCATATCGAGATTCATCGTCAACACGAGTGTTTTGGCGCCCATGCGTGCAGAAGCGAGTGCTGCTTCTGCTCCGGCATGGCCTGCGCCTACGACGATGACATCGAACGTGCCTGCTTCGTATTGTGGCATGTTCGTTCAGTCCCTTCAAAAATTTATTTTCCTAGGCAAAACTGCGAGAATAATTGGTTCAATAAGCCGTCATCTGCCGTATCGCCGATGATCTCCCCGAGGATTTCCCATGTGCGGGTCACATCGATTTGAATCATATCGACCGGCACATCCATTTCAGCGGCTGTTATCGCATCCGAAATCGTTTGATGCGCTTGGTGCAACAGCGAAATATGGCGAACGTTGGAGACATAGGTCATATCCCCCGCCTCGATTTCCCCTTCAAAGAACAATTCGGCGATCGCTTCTTCGAGCTGGTCGATGCCTTCTTCTTCAATTAAAGAAGTCGTCACGAGACGTGTGTCGCTGGTCAGTTCCTTTACTTGATCCAAGTCGATCTGTTGCGGCAAATCGGTCTTGTTGATGACGACGATATAATTCATATCGCGGACCGCTTCGAATAACAGCAGATCTTCTTCTGTCAATGGTTCTGCGTAATTCAATACATAGAGGATCAAATCGGCTTCTTTTAACACTTTACGCGATCGTTCGACGCCGATCCGCTCGACAATGTCTTCTGTTTCCCGGATGCCTGCCGTATCGACGAGACGCAGCGGCACGCCGCGGACATTGACATATTCTTCGATGATATCGCGCGTCGTTCCGGCGATTTCTGTGACAATGGCTTTGTTTTCCTGGACCAAGCTGTTCAATAGCGACGATTTCCCGACATTCGGGCGGCCGATGATGACGGTCGATAAGCCTTCCCGCAAAATCTTGCCTTGCTGGGAAGTTTTGAGCAATTTGGCGATTTCCGATTGCACCCATTGCGCTTTTTCGAGCATCATCGGGCGTGTCATTTCTTCCACGTCGTCATATTCGGGATAATCGATGTTCACTTCCATCTGTGCGATCGATTCCAATAGCGCCTGGCGCAGCGAACTGATGAGGCGCGACAAGCGCCCTTCCATCTGCGTCAGGGCGACGTCCATGGCACGGTCCGTTTTCGCGCGGATCAAGTCCATCACGGCTTCTGCCTGTGACAGGTCGATGCGCCCGTTAAGAAATGCGCGCTTGGTGAATTCACCTGGCTCTGCAAGCCGTGCACCCGCTCTTAGGGCGAGTGATAGGACACGATTGACCGATACGATGCCGCCGTGGCAATTAATCTCCACAACATCTTCACGGGTAAATGTTTTTGGTGCTCTCATCAATGCGACCATTACTTCCTCCGCCGTTTCTTTCGTCGCGGGATCTTCGATATGGCCGTAATGGATGGTATGGCTTGCCTGTTCAGCGAGCGCTTTAGCAGACGGCGCACGGAACAAACGGTCTGCGATGGCCACCGCTTCCGGCCCGCTCAAACGGACGATGGCGATAGCCCCTTCACCGCTTGGCGTGGAAATCGCGGCGATCGTATCGAATTCCATCATGATGCTGTTTCCTCCTCTTGCAATAAAATACCGAGGGCAAACAAATTGACGTTGCCCACAGCATGCTTTTATGGGTTAAAACAGTTGTCCACATGTGGACAACTGGCAAAATACGCGTGGCTGTACAACGTACAACAATAACACAAAATGCATAAAATCAAAAGATACAGCGCTCGTTTTTGGTATTTTTTTCAGGTTCACTGCGCAAATATGATATGCATAAATATACATCTGTAAAATAGCCGCTTCTTTGTTTCATTCCATAAAAAATGCCCGCTGGCGTCATATGAATGACGCCAGCGGGCATTTTCTTCTATTATTTATGCGGTTCGATGACCAAATAGCGGTTCGGGTCTTTGCCTTCCGAATAAGTGTCGATATCCAGTCGCCGCGACAGCGCCTGATGGATCACTTTCCGCTCGTAAGACGGCATCGGTTCGAATTGGACACGGTTTCCGGTGCGGATCGCTTTGTCCGCCATCCGGTCCGCCAATTGTTCCAAGGTTTCCTGGCGGCGCTCCCGGTAATTCTCTGCATCCAGCTCGACGATCATGAATTGTTCAGCGTGGCGATTTGCCACCAATTGCGCCAATTGCTGGAGCGAATTCAAGGTCTGTCCTCTTTTGCCGATGAGCATCGCCACTTTTTCACTTTCCAGTTTAAAACGCACCGTTTTGCCTTGTTTTTCATGCGCAACGGTCAAATCGTCGATCTTCATGCCTTTTGCAACGTCCTGCAAATAGGTTTTCGTTTCTTCGATCGCTTTATCATTCGATGGCTTCACTGCCGGTTCTTCAGCTGATCCGCCGAAATCCGGCTCTTCTCCCTCTTCCGTCGGAGCTGACGGCATCTCTGCCGCAATTTCTTCTTCAGAAGGTTTGGCGCTGTCCGCTTGTTCCGGCGTTTTTTCCGTCTGCTGCGGCGCCTTTTCAGTTTCTGGCTGTCCTGTTTCCATCACTGTGACTTCAACTTCCGCATCTTTTGCCCCGAATCCGAAAAACCCCTTTTTTCCTTCTTCGATAACGCGGACCGTTACTTCGTCCCGTGATTTCTTCAGTATTTCCAACGCATTTTCAATCGCTTGTTCGACCGTTTTCCCCGTTTGTGTAAGATGCTTCACTTTTTAGCCCCTCCTGTTTTCGTTTTAACAGGCTGTTGCACTTCTTTCTTTTCCCATGGACGGTAAATGAACATGTTTTGGATCAG includes these proteins:
- the mnmE gene encoding tRNA uridine-5-carboxymethylaminomethyl(34) synthesis GTPase MnmE is translated as MEFDTIAAISTPSGEGAIAIVRLSGPEAVAIADRLFRAPSAKALAEQASHTIHYGHIEDPATKETAEEVMVALMRAPKTFTREDVVEINCHGGIVSVNRVLSLALRAGARLAEPGEFTKRAFLNGRIDLSQAEAVMDLIRAKTDRAMDVALTQMEGRLSRLISSLRQALLESIAQMEVNIDYPEYDDVEEMTRPMMLEKAQWVQSEIAKLLKTSQQGKILREGLSTVIIGRPNVGKSSLLNSLVQENKAIVTEIAGTTRDIIEEYVNVRGVPLRLVDTAGIRETEDIVERIGVERSRKVLKEADLILYVLNYAEPLTEEDLLLFEAVRDMNYIVVINKTDLPQQIDLDQVKELTSDTRLVTTSLIEEEGIDQLEEAIAELFFEGEIEAGDMTYVSNVRHISLLHQAHQTISDAITAAEMDVPVDMIQIDVTRTWEILGEIIGDTADDGLLNQLFSQFCLGK
- the jag gene encoding RNA-binding cell elongation regulator Jag/EloR encodes the protein MKHLTQTGKTVEQAIENALEILKKSRDEVTVRVIEEGKKGFFGFGAKDAEVEVTVMETGQPETEKAPQQTEKTPEQADSAKPSEEEIAAEMPSAPTEEGEEPDFGGSAEEPAVKPSNDKAIEETKTYLQDVAKGMKIDDLTVAHEKQGKTVRFKLESEKVAMLIGKRGQTLNSLQQLAQLVANRHAEQFMIVELDAENYRERRQETLEQLADRMADKAIRTGNRVQFEPMPSYERKVIHQALSRRLDIDTYSEGKDPNRYLVIEPHK